A stretch of Leptospira hartskeerlii DNA encodes these proteins:
- a CDS encoding ATP-dependent Clp protease ATP-binding subunit, translated as MLEFTKRAKRVINEIAQDEAKRLGSEFIGPEHILLGLLKEEDSVAIKILNNLNINLNELRKEVERRTRENSGTLLMDMAQGQDRYQKIIELSKEEAKRLKHNYVGTEHILLALLRDNNNIAGGALYSFSVNYNVIKGEILRLLGAPPTSTVGVSSQPTAQPGTPRAEKTKTPILDEFARDLTQLARDKKLDPVVGRSNEIQRVIQILSRKTKNNPVLVGESGVGKTAIVEGLALAIVEKNVPDLLFDKRVLSLDLASLIAGTKYRGEFEERLKKIMKEISSSNNIIIFIDELHTLIGAGAAEGAVDAANILKPALARGELQCIGATTSTEYRKYIERDSALERRFQVVKVAEPSVDDAIQILTGLKKAYEAHHKVRYSDRALEQSVKLSHRYINDRYLPDKAIDIIDEAGAKARLANCARPQAVKDLEEEIKSLSQKKEDLVRSQEYEKAAGVRDEVNRKKQVLEEKIRSWQEKLDDFAVSIDEDDILSVVSQWTGIPLQRMEENESARLLRLEEELKLRVVGQDEAIEKIAKSVRRARTGFKAERRPTGSFIFLGPTGVGKTELAKALAEFLFGDQDAMLRVDMSEYMEPHAVSRLIGAPPGYVGYDDGGQLTEFVRKKPYSIILLDEIEKAHHDIFNVLLQVMEEGNLTDTKGRKVNFRDAIIIMTSNIGAKEISSAVRLGFEDRSGETDKYKSDQAREQLKKHFNPEFLNRVDEVVYFKPLRKEELMAIMDIMIKDTNKRLLDKKIKIDLTQEAKDHFMDIGYDEKFGARPLRRVFQRELEDYMAVQTLKGAYKEPTKITVAFKEGKLDFLEEAWTDYKPADQGSDGGSSPNNPERSEEPALV; from the coding sequence ATGTTGGAATTTACTAAAAGAGCAAAACGAGTAATCAACGAGATCGCGCAGGACGAAGCAAAACGTCTAGGCAGCGAATTTATCGGCCCTGAACATATCTTATTAGGTTTGTTAAAGGAAGAAGATTCGGTCGCGATAAAGATACTGAATAACCTGAACATCAACCTGAACGAACTTCGTAAAGAAGTAGAGCGCAGGACCAGGGAGAACTCCGGCACATTGTTGATGGACATGGCCCAAGGACAGGATCGATACCAAAAAATTATCGAACTCTCTAAGGAAGAAGCCAAACGTCTTAAACACAACTATGTTGGAACTGAACATATTCTTCTAGCATTATTGCGGGATAATAATAATATCGCAGGTGGAGCGTTATACTCCTTTAGCGTGAATTATAATGTGATCAAGGGAGAGATCTTGCGTTTATTAGGCGCTCCTCCTACAAGCACAGTAGGTGTATCCAGCCAGCCAACAGCTCAACCTGGAACCCCTCGCGCTGAAAAGACTAAAACTCCAATCTTGGATGAGTTTGCGAGAGATCTTACTCAACTAGCCAGAGATAAAAAACTGGATCCGGTTGTGGGTAGATCCAACGAGATCCAAAGGGTGATCCAAATCCTTTCTCGCAAAACTAAGAACAACCCAGTACTCGTTGGAGAGTCCGGAGTTGGTAAAACTGCAATTGTAGAAGGACTTGCACTTGCAATAGTAGAGAAGAATGTTCCGGATCTTCTATTCGATAAACGTGTACTTTCCTTGGATTTGGCGAGCCTGATCGCAGGAACCAAGTATCGCGGAGAATTCGAAGAAAGATTAAAGAAGATCATGAAAGAAATTTCTTCTTCTAATAATATCATCATATTTATCGATGAGTTGCATACTCTGATCGGAGCTGGTGCGGCAGAAGGAGCTGTGGACGCAGCAAACATTCTCAAACCTGCACTTGCAAGAGGGGAATTGCAATGTATCGGAGCTACTACCAGCACAGAATACCGCAAGTATATCGAGCGTGATTCCGCATTGGAAAGAAGGTTCCAAGTAGTAAAAGTTGCAGAACCTTCTGTAGACGATGCTATCCAAATCCTTACAGGATTGAAAAAAGCATACGAAGCTCACCACAAGGTGCGTTATTCGGATCGTGCTTTGGAACAATCCGTTAAGTTATCACATAGATATATCAACGATAGATATCTACCTGACAAAGCGATCGACATCATCGACGAAGCGGGAGCAAAAGCAAGACTTGCAAATTGTGCTCGTCCTCAAGCAGTAAAAGACTTGGAAGAAGAGATCAAATCACTTTCTCAAAAGAAAGAAGATCTAGTTCGTTCTCAAGAGTATGAAAAAGCTGCCGGAGTTCGCGACGAAGTAAATCGTAAGAAACAAGTTTTGGAAGAAAAGATCAGATCTTGGCAGGAGAAACTGGATGATTTCGCAGTTTCTATCGATGAAGACGATATTCTTTCCGTAGTTTCTCAGTGGACCGGAATTCCATTACAAAGAATGGAAGAGAACGAGTCTGCAAGACTTCTTCGTTTGGAAGAAGAACTCAAACTGCGAGTTGTCGGTCAGGACGAAGCGATCGAAAAAATTGCAAAATCCGTTCGTAGAGCACGCACTGGATTCAAAGCAGAACGTAGACCTACCGGATCCTTTATCTTCCTCGGACCTACTGGTGTGGGTAAAACCGAGCTTGCTAAAGCACTGGCTGAGTTCTTATTCGGAGACCAAGACGCGATGCTTCGTGTGGATATGTCCGAGTATATGGAGCCGCATGCTGTCAGCAGATTGATCGGAGCTCCTCCAGGTTATGTTGGTTACGATGACGGCGGACAATTGACTGAGTTCGTTCGTAAAAAACCGTATTCCATCATTCTTTTGGATGAGATCGAAAAAGCTCATCATGATATTTTCAACGTTCTTCTCCAAGTAATGGAAGAAGGTAACCTGACTGATACAAAAGGTCGTAAGGTAAACTTCAGAGACGCGATCATCATCATGACTTCTAACATCGGTGCTAAGGAAATTTCCAGCGCAGTACGTTTAGGATTCGAAGATCGTTCCGGAGAGACCGACAAATACAAGTCGGACCAAGCTCGCGAGCAGTTGAAAAAACATTTCAACCCAGAGTTCTTGAACCGTGTGGATGAAGTAGTTTACTTCAAACCTCTCAGAAAAGAAGAACTTATGGCGATTATGGATATCATGATCAAAGACACCAATAAGAGATTATTGGATAAGAAGATCAAGATCGACCTTACTCAAGAAGCGAAGGATCACTTCATGGATATCGGCTACGACGAGAAGTTCGGAGCACGTCCATTACGCAGAGTGTTCCAGCGTGAGCTAGAAGATTATATGGCAGTCCAAACCTTGAAAGGCGCCTACAAAGAGCCTACCAAGATCACAGTTGCTTTCAAAGAGGGTAAACTAGACTTCTTGGAAGAAGCTTGGACAGATTATAAACCTGCAGATCAAGGTTCCGACGGAGGAAGTTCTCCGAACAATCCGGAGCGTTCCGAAGAACCTGCGCTAGTGTAA
- the mtaB gene encoding tRNA (N(6)-L-threonylcarbamoyladenosine(37)-C(2))-methylthiotransferase MtaB produces MPFPPGEKKVLFHTLGCRLNFFESDGLFSSLSKHGYSVAAGEDIPDVVVVNTCTVTNKADSRNRNIIRNAIKRYPGAQVWVTGCYAQTDKESIESIPGIAGVIGNENKSDLPRLILEKEGSDFSHIQTVSDRFAYSDVLPNGHTRAYLKIQDGCDRQCSYCKIPQARGAGVSRNWKDVLDQVSFLQDNGVGEIILTGVNLGWYRDGEGRKAFPKMLEAILNKLEYSRLRLSSIEPPDVGVELAELLTHPRFTPFLHVPLQSGSKEILKRMKRSYTPETFRKRIELAKSKVPDLFLGTDVIVGFPGETEEDFQDSSSILEELGFSKIHAFPFSVRKNTSAEQFPETVSKEIKKERVHSLMHLSQRLHRKYAESQFSKKREAVLEGGGIAVTDNYLKAVIPESDLKSLSPGQFLTVEIGEYISDAADKEGKVSARILAAIG; encoded by the coding sequence ATGCCCTTTCCGCCGGGTGAAAAAAAGGTATTATTCCATACCTTAGGTTGTAGACTCAATTTTTTTGAGTCGGATGGTTTATTCTCTTCTTTGAGTAAACACGGATATTCCGTGGCCGCTGGGGAAGATATTCCTGATGTGGTGGTGGTCAATACATGTACCGTAACCAACAAAGCAGATTCAAGAAATCGTAATATTATTCGAAACGCGATTAAAAGATACCCGGGAGCCCAGGTATGGGTAACAGGTTGTTACGCACAAACTGATAAAGAATCTATAGAATCAATCCCCGGTATCGCGGGTGTGATCGGCAACGAAAACAAGTCCGATCTACCTAGGCTGATCTTGGAAAAAGAAGGCTCAGATTTTTCTCATATCCAAACTGTTTCAGATAGATTCGCATATTCTGACGTTCTACCAAACGGACATACGAGAGCTTATCTAAAGATCCAAGACGGTTGTGATCGCCAATGTTCTTATTGTAAAATTCCCCAAGCAAGAGGAGCAGGCGTTTCCCGAAATTGGAAGGATGTACTCGATCAGGTTTCCTTCTTACAAGACAATGGAGTGGGCGAGATTATACTTACAGGTGTGAACCTGGGATGGTATAGAGATGGAGAGGGCAGAAAGGCATTTCCTAAGATGCTCGAAGCAATTTTAAACAAATTAGAATATTCCAGACTTAGACTTTCTTCGATCGAGCCGCCTGATGTGGGTGTGGAACTTGCTGAACTTCTTACCCATCCTAGATTTACTCCATTCTTACATGTTCCTTTACAAAGTGGAAGTAAGGAGATCCTGAAAAGAATGAAACGCAGCTATACTCCTGAGACTTTCCGTAAAAGGATAGAGCTTGCTAAATCTAAAGTGCCTGATTTGTTCTTAGGAACTGATGTGATTGTTGGTTTTCCTGGAGAGACAGAGGAAGATTTTCAAGATTCTTCTTCTATCTTAGAAGAATTAGGTTTTTCTAAAATACATGCTTTTCCTTTTTCAGTTAGGAAAAATACTTCTGCGGAGCAATTTCCTGAAACTGTTTCTAAGGAAATCAAAAAGGAAAGAGTCCATTCTCTTATGCACCTTTCCCAAAGACTGCATCGCAAATATGCCGAAAGCCAGTTCTCTAAAAAAAGAGAGGCTGTTTTAGAAGGTGGCGGGATCGCAGTTACAGATAATTATCTAAAAGCAGTAATTCCTGAAAGCGATCTGAAAAGTTTAAGCCCAGGCCAATTCTTGACTGTAGAGATCGGAGAATATATTTCCGATGCTGCGGACAAAGAAGGTAAGGTCTCCGCTAGGATTCTTGCTGCAATCGGTTAG
- a CDS encoding tetratricopeptide repeat protein, whose amino-acid sequence MHKGKILLLTLILFVFSAGNSFAQSEPDYQTALAEFQKGNSEKALEIIRVLHEQGKRSYETHYLAAFCHYNAGRNKSAATHWSEALKLKPGDPAVSVDFARYLIQAGRNSDALEIIYNSYQANPKNREVRLLYATALLYNNKAREALYIIEKLKAEDGNDYRPLVLEAQVYFYLGSAEKAEVSLKWAQSLVPNNPNVLNNLGLVYEKAGNQEAKRGNIKKALEQLRNAKEQLESALKLKPDDEKIKGNIRRIEARINALSAG is encoded by the coding sequence ATGCACAAAGGAAAAATACTCCTACTTACACTGATACTATTTGTTTTTTCCGCGGGAAATAGTTTCGCCCAGAGCGAGCCGGATTATCAAACAGCATTGGCGGAATTCCAAAAAGGAAATTCTGAAAAAGCCTTAGAGATCATTCGAGTACTTCATGAACAAGGAAAAAGATCTTACGAGACTCATTATTTAGCGGCCTTCTGTCATTATAATGCAGGAAGAAATAAGTCCGCAGCCACTCATTGGTCCGAAGCTTTAAAACTAAAGCCTGGAGATCCTGCAGTAAGTGTGGATTTTGCCAGATATCTGATCCAAGCAGGTAGGAATTCCGACGCATTAGAGATCATTTATAATTCTTACCAAGCTAATCCAAAAAATAGAGAAGTAAGATTATTATACGCAACCGCTTTATTATATAATAATAAAGCTCGAGAAGCATTATATATCATCGAAAAACTAAAAGCAGAAGATGGGAATGATTACCGCCCACTCGTTTTAGAAGCTCAGGTGTATTTCTACTTAGGAAGTGCAGAAAAAGCAGAAGTCAGCTTGAAATGGGCTCAGTCTTTAGTTCCGAATAATCCGAATGTATTGAACAATCTTGGATTAGTTTACGAAAAAGCAGGAAACCAAGAAGCAAAAAGAGGGAATATCAAAAAGGCCCTCGAACAATTAAGAAATGCTAAAGAACAATTGGAATCCGCACTTAAGTTAAAACCTGACGATGAAAAAATAAAAGGTAATATCAGAAGAATAGAGGCGAGGATCAATGCCCTTTCCGCCGGGTGA
- a CDS encoding class I SAM-dependent methyltransferase, whose amino-acid sequence MIDIEYYYDPEYQNFLLSSKRRELTPPEIVLKHFSLKDVQNIVDFGMGLGFWTETLLKSIHKEGWVWGAECNQDFLDEVLHWKNREDIQRFTPFYMEKADRPLLPEWIPVPEVIFASLVLSTFADPGQAMDGLVRSMKKGGKLIVLDWVKNEYPVGPRINDKISLDKMKFLAEQYKLEIVKTVRISENVYGLEIQSGPEFEYGYYDLREEEMYSEELIRS is encoded by the coding sequence ATGATCGATATAGAATATTATTACGACCCAGAATATCAGAATTTCCTCCTCTCTAGTAAGAGACGTGAGCTTACTCCTCCGGAAATCGTTTTGAAGCATTTTTCCTTGAAGGATGTGCAGAATATCGTGGATTTCGGGATGGGTTTAGGTTTCTGGACAGAAACTCTTCTGAAATCAATCCATAAAGAGGGCTGGGTCTGGGGTGCAGAATGTAATCAAGACTTCCTAGACGAAGTATTACATTGGAAAAACCGGGAAGATATCCAGAGATTTACACCATTTTATATGGAGAAAGCGGATCGTCCCTTATTGCCGGAGTGGATCCCTGTCCCTGAAGTGATCTTTGCTTCTTTAGTACTTTCCACTTTTGCTGATCCCGGCCAAGCAATGGACGGCTTAGTTCGTTCCATGAAGAAGGGTGGCAAATTGATCGTTCTAGACTGGGTTAAAAACGAATATCCTGTCGGCCCTAGGATCAACGATAAGATCTCGTTAGATAAAATGAAGTTCTTAGCAGAACAATATAAATTAGAGATCGTTAAAACTGTACGAATCAGCGAAAATGTATACGGTTTAGAGATCCAATCCGGTCCTGAATTCGAATATGGCTATTACGATCTAAGAGAAGAAGAAATGTATTCGGAAGAATTAATCCGATCTTAA